One Gopherus flavomarginatus isolate rGopFla2 chromosome 13, rGopFla2.mat.asm, whole genome shotgun sequence DNA window includes the following coding sequences:
- the RBM7 gene encoding RNA-binding protein 7 isoform X2: MGAAAAEANRTLFVGNLDPRVTEELIFELFHQAGPVIKVKIPKDRDGKPKQFAFVNFKHEESVPYGMSLLNGIKLFGRPIKIQFRSGSSHASQDGNSSYSQHGTANTSPSSTPHSTPNSNRYDRSTDNTLATGFTSVQMLQRSFSSPDNLQRQVMNSGTWQQSQYSGKYGSPHSDQSTYTSPGQHQSHSFNQSSGSQMQRRPDGSSAQRKNRLNSHPYHMDSRHFNREQRFADYGSDHHYRGNRDEYSYEDRSPHDPGSDHYSRGNRDEYCYEDRSHDGWSQDYNRRENYRDGKWRPSRH, encoded by the exons ATGGGCGCAGCGGCGGCCGAGGCCAACCGGACCCTGTTCGTGGGGAACCTGGACCCCCGCGTGACCGAGGAGCTGATCTTCGAACTCTTCCACCAG GCAGGTCCAGTAATTAAAGTTAAAATACCTAAGGATAGAGATGGTAAACCAAAGCAATTTGCATTTGTGAATTTCAAACACGAAGAATCTGTTCCTTATGGAATGAGTCTGCTTAATGGGATCAAACTTTTTGGAAGGCCCATCAAAATTCAGTTCCGATCAG GGAGTAGTCATGCATCTCAAGATGGCAATTCATCTTATTCCCAGCATGGAACTGCTAATACAAGTCCTTCCAGCACACCACATTCAACACCAAATTCCAACAG ATATGATAGGAGCACAGATAACACCTTAGCAACAGGATTCACATCCGTGCAGATGCTCCAAAGGTCTTTCTCATCTCCTGATAACCTTCAGAGACAAGTG aTGAATAGTGGTACATGGCAGCAGTCACAATACAGTGGAAAGTATGGTTCTCCGCATTCAGATCAGTCCACTTATACCTCACCGGGGCAGCACCAGAGTCATTCATTTAATCAGTCTTCAGGCTCACAAATGCAGCGTCGTCCAGATGGATCATCAGCACAGCGCAAGAACAGGCTCAACTCCCATCCTTATCATATGGACAGCAGACATTTTAACCGCGAGCAGCGTTTTGCAGACTATGGATCTGATCATCATTACAGGGGGAACAGAGATGAGTACAGCTATGAAGACAGGAGTCCTCATGatcctggatctgatcactactCCAGAGGGAACAGGGATGAGTACTGCTATGAAGACAGGAGCCATgatggctggagccaggactATAACAGAAGAGAGAACTACAGAGATGGCAAATGGCGTCCATCCCGGCATTAG
- the RBM7 gene encoding RNA-binding protein 7 isoform X3 translates to MHARRLRSKSGPVCGDGRSGGRGQPDPVRGEPGPPRDRGADLRTLPPGSSHASQDGNSSYSQHGTANTSPSSTPHSTPNSNSRYDRSTDNTLATGFTSVQMLQRSFSSPDNLQRQVMNSGTWQQSQYSGKYGSPHSDQSTYTSPGQHQSHSFNQSSGSQMQRRPDGSSAQRKNRLNSHPYHMDSRHFNREQRFADYGSDHHYRGNRDEYSYEDRSPHDPGSDHYSRGNRDEYCYEDRSHDGWSQDYNRRENYRDGKWRPSRH, encoded by the exons ATGCACGCCCGGCGCCTGCGCAGTAAGTCGGGGCCCGTGTGTGGAGATGGGCGCAGCGGCGGCCGAGGCCAACCGGACCCTGTTCGTGGGGAACCTGGACCCCCGCGTGACCGAGGAGCTGATCTTCGAACTCTTCCACCAG GGAGTAGTCATGCATCTCAAGATGGCAATTCATCTTATTCCCAGCATGGAACTGCTAATACAAGTCCTTCCAGCACACCACATTCAACACCAAATTCCAACAG CAGATATGATAGGAGCACAGATAACACCTTAGCAACAGGATTCACATCCGTGCAGATGCTCCAAAGGTCTTTCTCATCTCCTGATAACCTTCAGAGACAAGTG aTGAATAGTGGTACATGGCAGCAGTCACAATACAGTGGAAAGTATGGTTCTCCGCATTCAGATCAGTCCACTTATACCTCACCGGGGCAGCACCAGAGTCATTCATTTAATCAGTCTTCAGGCTCACAAATGCAGCGTCGTCCAGATGGATCATCAGCACAGCGCAAGAACAGGCTCAACTCCCATCCTTATCATATGGACAGCAGACATTTTAACCGCGAGCAGCGTTTTGCAGACTATGGATCTGATCATCATTACAGGGGGAACAGAGATGAGTACAGCTATGAAGACAGGAGTCCTCATGatcctggatctgatcactactCCAGAGGGAACAGGGATGAGTACTGCTATGAAGACAGGAGCCATgatggctggagccaggactATAACAGAAGAGAGAACTACAGAGATGGCAAATGGCGTCCATCCCGGCATTAG
- the RBM7 gene encoding RNA-binding protein 7 isoform X1, whose protein sequence is MGAAAAEANRTLFVGNLDPRVTEELIFELFHQAGPVIKVKIPKDRDGKPKQFAFVNFKHEESVPYGMSLLNGIKLFGRPIKIQFRSGSSHASQDGNSSYSQHGTANTSPSSTPHSTPNSNSRYDRSTDNTLATGFTSVQMLQRSFSSPDNLQRQVMNSGTWQQSQYSGKYGSPHSDQSTYTSPGQHQSHSFNQSSGSQMQRRPDGSSAQRKNRLNSHPYHMDSRHFNREQRFADYGSDHHYRGNRDEYSYEDRSPHDPGSDHYSRGNRDEYCYEDRSHDGWSQDYNRRENYRDGKWRPSRH, encoded by the exons ATGGGCGCAGCGGCGGCCGAGGCCAACCGGACCCTGTTCGTGGGGAACCTGGACCCCCGCGTGACCGAGGAGCTGATCTTCGAACTCTTCCACCAG GCAGGTCCAGTAATTAAAGTTAAAATACCTAAGGATAGAGATGGTAAACCAAAGCAATTTGCATTTGTGAATTTCAAACACGAAGAATCTGTTCCTTATGGAATGAGTCTGCTTAATGGGATCAAACTTTTTGGAAGGCCCATCAAAATTCAGTTCCGATCAG GGAGTAGTCATGCATCTCAAGATGGCAATTCATCTTATTCCCAGCATGGAACTGCTAATACAAGTCCTTCCAGCACACCACATTCAACACCAAATTCCAACAG CAGATATGATAGGAGCACAGATAACACCTTAGCAACAGGATTCACATCCGTGCAGATGCTCCAAAGGTCTTTCTCATCTCCTGATAACCTTCAGAGACAAGTG aTGAATAGTGGTACATGGCAGCAGTCACAATACAGTGGAAAGTATGGTTCTCCGCATTCAGATCAGTCCACTTATACCTCACCGGGGCAGCACCAGAGTCATTCATTTAATCAGTCTTCAGGCTCACAAATGCAGCGTCGTCCAGATGGATCATCAGCACAGCGCAAGAACAGGCTCAACTCCCATCCTTATCATATGGACAGCAGACATTTTAACCGCGAGCAGCGTTTTGCAGACTATGGATCTGATCATCATTACAGGGGGAACAGAGATGAGTACAGCTATGAAGACAGGAGTCCTCATGatcctggatctgatcactactCCAGAGGGAACAGGGATGAGTACTGCTATGAAGACAGGAGCCATgatggctggagccaggactATAACAGAAGAGAGAACTACAGAGATGGCAAATGGCGTCCATCCCGGCATTAG